The genomic window CAACCCTGAGGACAGCATCGAAGGTGAAGAGAACCCTGAGGAGACGACCGGCGAGGAAGTGACAGGAGAACAGCCGATCCAGGAGGAAGCGACGGGCGAAATCCCAGGTGAGCAGACGACCGAAGAGGACAACTACTGGCCGCCGGAAGACGGCAACGGTTCTGACGGCATACAGGAGGAAAGCACAGAGCAGTTCAACTATGAAGAGGACACAGAGGAATACTATGAGGAGAACACCGGTGAATACTACGACAACGGCACTGGCAGCGCGGACTTGGACCGTGCACAAAATGAATACTAGGAGCGGATTGTGATGCGGAAGACGTATGACAAGGAGACGAACATCAACGAGATGTTCGACTTCCTGGAAGATCAGATCAAGCACAGCGGCGAGCCGAAGATCGAAGATACGTATTTCTATCAGAACCATGAGCACAAGGAGATGTACCAGTCGATCCGGGGCTACTTCAGCGAATCGCAGAAGAATCCGGAAGTCGATGCGGCGTGCTACATCATCGCCCTGCCGGACATCTACAAGCGGATCAACATATTCGAGCTCATCTTCCCGATGGATTGGATCAGGGAGGATGGCCGGCTATCCGAACCGTTCAAGCAGCTCAGACCCCATATCCAGTATCTAGCGCTCGCAGCGGCTGAAGCGAGCGGCATCAAGTTCAACACGAAGCCTGCCCTCTCACTCGGCCTCGAGTACTGGAACCTAGAGCAGTTGAAGATGTT from Salinicoccus sp. RF5 includes these protein-coding regions:
- a CDS encoding DUF2538 family protein, whose protein sequence is MRKTYDKETNINEMFDFLEDQIKHSGEPKIEDTYFYQNHEHKEMYQSIRGYFSESQKNPEVDAACYIIALPDIYKRINIFELIFPMDWIREDGRLSEPFKQLRPHIQYLALAAAEASGIKFNTKPALSLGLEYWNLEQLKMFWQFTAIRRKNAM